One window of the Tachypleus tridentatus isolate NWPU-2018 chromosome 10, ASM421037v1, whole genome shotgun sequence genome contains the following:
- the LOC143228226 gene encoding substance-K receptor-like has protein sequence MSSNKIQKALLQTSLPVGNRVFMVGSIWYFCANVSCTSDRWIQLIDTTNQYRSVFHLLCRSVAGHLGPSNLWLATFLIVNVFPAVVMFSAYFKIGIQLCDQKVELTRDQSFGPILRKQTSSFRLEKIIQCRRVVARRFVILTLVFAVCWVPYNITTLLMDFPLQQGVHEYLMAFLPFGLLRHANSAINPLLCCWLNQKFGRCFIELLQCQKRSAFHRVRAMAFYHANRR, from the exons ATGTCATCCAATAAAATTCAGAAAGCGCTTCTGCAGACGTCACTTCCGGTGGGGAATCGTGTTTTTATGGTTGGCAGCATTTGGTATTTTTGTGCCAATGTTAGTTGTACGTCAGACAGGTGGATTCAGCTTATCGACACCACTAACCAA TACAGAAGTGTCTTTCATCTACTGTGTAGAAGTGTGGCAGGACATTTGGGGCCGTCGAATTTATGGCTGGCCACATTTTTAATTGTCAATGTGTTCCCAGCAGTAGTAATGTTCTCAGCTTACTTTAAAATTGGCATCCAGCTTTGTGACCAGAAGGTAGAGCTGACCAGAGATCAATCTTTTGGCCCTATACTTCGGAAACAGACGTCATCCTTCAGGCTGGAGAAAATTATTCAATGCCGTCGCGTCGTGGCTAGACGATTTGTGATTTTAACTCTCGTATTTGCTGTTTGTTGGGTACCCTATAACATCACCACTCTTTTAATGGATTTTCCTCTACAGCAAGGGGTTCACGAATACCTTATGGCTTTTCTGCCGTTCGGACTTCTGCGCCACGCCAACAGCGCCATTAACCCACTTCTCTGCTGTTGGCTGAACCAAAAATTCGGCCGTTGTTTTATAGAACTACTGCAATGCCAGAAACGAAGCGCTTTCCATCGGGTCAGAGCGATGGCATTTTATCATGCCAACAGAagataa